A genomic segment from Candidatus Rokuibacteriota bacterium encodes:
- a CDS encoding branched-chain amino acid ABC transporter permease: MSLGPHLFLALLEGTVGALVLALTALGLSLVFGVMRIVNVAHGEFFMLGAIVAWYVSTLTGSFLLALLLAPVAVAGVAVLADRLVLRRIGYEPESTIVATVGLLYILQQAVLTAYGPYARPVEAPIYFRVDFPWFGYSGYKLVVAAAAAVLLLATWAALSRTTLGLQMRATQQDREMAQAFAVPVGRVYTLVFGVGAGLTAAAGALIVPVQQAHYLMGLDALLMSFVVVILGGLGSLRGTLVAALVVGLSDGVISVLFSPTLAKIVATLLVGLVLAVRGRGLFGEEVA, translated from the coding sequence GTGAGCCTCGGGCCCCACCTCTTCCTGGCCCTCCTCGAGGGCACCGTGGGCGCGCTGGTGCTGGCGCTCACCGCGCTCGGCCTCTCGCTCGTGTTCGGCGTCATGCGCATCGTCAACGTGGCCCACGGCGAGTTCTTCATGCTCGGGGCCATCGTCGCCTGGTACGTCTCGACGCTGACGGGGAGCTTCCTGCTCGCGCTGCTCCTGGCCCCCGTCGCCGTCGCGGGCGTGGCCGTCCTGGCCGATCGCCTCGTGCTCCGGCGCATCGGCTACGAGCCCGAGAGCACCATCGTCGCCACCGTCGGGCTGCTCTACATCCTCCAGCAGGCCGTGCTCACCGCCTACGGGCCCTATGCCCGGCCGGTGGAGGCGCCCATCTACTTCCGCGTGGACTTCCCGTGGTTCGGCTACTCGGGCTACAAGCTGGTGGTGGCCGCCGCCGCCGCCGTCCTGCTGCTCGCCACCTGGGCGGCGCTGTCGCGGACGACGCTGGGGCTCCAGATGCGCGCGACGCAGCAGGACCGCGAGATGGCCCAGGCCTTCGCCGTGCCGGTGGGCCGCGTCTACACCCTGGTCTTCGGCGTGGGCGCGGGTCTCACCGCCGCGGCCGGGGCGCTGATCGTCCCCGTCCAGCAGGCGCATTACCTCATGGGGCTGGACGCCCTCCTCATGTCCTTCGTCGTGGTGATCCTGGGCGGGCTCGGCAGCCTCCGCGGGACGCTCGTGGCGGCGCTGGTCGTCGGGCTCTCCGACGGCGTGATCTCGGTGCTCTTCTCGCCGACCCTCGCCAAGATCGTCGCCACGCTGCTGGTGGGGCTCGTGCTGGCCGTCCGGGGGCGCGGGCTCTTCGGCGAGGAGGTGGCGTGA